The following are encoded together in the Gordonia insulae genome:
- a CDS encoding low temperature requirement protein A — protein sequence MTGRDPHEDGRAATSLELFYDLIFVVAFSVAGTQVAHQLAEGHYQVAVFGYLLCTFAAIWAWINFAWFASAFDTDDWFFRLVTLVQMIGVAIIALGIPPVFESLGHHEHVDNRVLVLGYIVMRVGMVAQWLRVAAQSEQYRRCALIYAGMTLVAQIGWVGVLIADMTPLLTLFAMIACVLVELVGPYLGERSGTGTPWHPHHIAERYSLLTIITLGEGVVGTVAVLGALIEVEGWSPETAVLGLAAMGVTFAMWWLYFIVPVGDALHAHRRKSFVWGYGHIVIFMAAAAVGAGLHVAALYIEHETHIGAGPVVATLAVPLGVYCLGILVMYDYLLPFDPMSLLLGLGATVFLVAGVWLAAAGVSVVVAVVVTTLAPVMMVVVDEVAGVPRRARVLAELSADVP from the coding sequence ATGACGGGCCGAGACCCGCATGAGGACGGACGCGCCGCGACCAGTCTCGAACTGTTCTACGACCTGATCTTCGTCGTCGCCTTCTCGGTGGCGGGCACCCAGGTCGCCCACCAACTCGCCGAGGGCCACTACCAGGTCGCCGTCTTCGGCTACCTGCTGTGCACCTTCGCGGCGATCTGGGCGTGGATCAACTTCGCCTGGTTCGCGTCGGCATTCGACACCGACGACTGGTTCTTCCGTCTCGTCACGCTCGTCCAGATGATCGGCGTCGCGATCATCGCGCTCGGCATCCCGCCGGTATTCGAATCACTCGGTCACCACGAGCACGTCGACAACCGCGTACTGGTCCTCGGTTACATCGTGATGCGGGTGGGCATGGTCGCGCAGTGGTTGCGGGTCGCCGCGCAGAGCGAGCAGTACCGGCGCTGCGCCCTGATCTACGCCGGGATGACGCTGGTCGCGCAGATCGGCTGGGTCGGGGTCCTGATCGCCGATATGACGCCGCTGCTCACCTTGTTCGCGATGATCGCCTGCGTCCTCGTCGAACTCGTCGGACCCTATCTCGGCGAGCGCAGCGGCACCGGCACCCCGTGGCATCCGCACCACATCGCCGAGCGCTATTCCCTGCTGACGATCATCACCCTCGGTGAAGGCGTCGTCGGCACCGTGGCCGTGCTCGGGGCGCTGATCGAGGTCGAGGGATGGTCGCCCGAGACCGCCGTGCTCGGGCTCGCCGCGATGGGCGTCACATTCGCGATGTGGTGGCTGTACTTCATCGTGCCCGTCGGCGACGCCCTGCACGCTCACCGGCGGAAGAGCTTCGTCTGGGGCTACGGGCACATCGTGATCTTCATGGCCGCCGCCGCGGTGGGGGCCGGGCTACACGTCGCGGCGCTCTACATCGAGCACGAGACACACATCGGCGCCGGTCCGGTGGTCGCGACACTCGCCGTACCGCTCGGCGTCTATTGCCTCGGCATCCTCGTCATGTACGACTATCTGCTCCCGTTCGATCCGATGAGCCTGCTCCTCGGACTCGGCGCGACGGTGTTCCTGGTCGCCGGGGTCTGGCTGGCCGCCGCAGGTGTGTCGGTGGTGGTCGCGGTGGTGGTGACGACCCTGGCGCCGGTGATGATGGTGGTGGTCGACGAGGTGGCGGGGGTGCCCCGGCGTGCGCGTGTCCTCGCGGAGTTGAGCGCCGACGTCCCGTGA
- a CDS encoding ArnT family glycosyltransferase gives MTTTVADSPSTAPVPPDAPASGRNARVRQRLSLVALLVGTGLVNLINLSANGWANSFYSAAIQAGSESWKAWFFGSSDMANSITVDKPPAALWIPGISVRIFGLNSWSILVPQALMGVAAVALLYLITKKYFGHWAGILAGVVLALTPVAAMMFRFNNPEALLILLMVAAVWATLKAVEDGRLRWMILTGVFVGLGFLTKQLQVMLIVPPLAVTYLAFGQHTWVKRIGHLFASLAALIVSAGWWILAVELWPASSRPWIGGSQNNSILELTLGYNGFGRLNGNETGSVMPGGGRGGYGMGGMNTYAGAMGGPPGGGGPGGGGGMWGQTGWLRMFEPAQGGQIAWLIPSALVLAVAALVVIGRARRTDLRRAYLAVWGLWLLVTMAVFSFMAGIFHSYYTAALAPAVAAVVAGGAAVCWSARDRLWVRIVLAVAVWIAAIWGFALLNRSPDFVPWLRWMVLIVGAVGGVAMLAAHRTYLSTLALVTALAAALVGPLAYTIDTVATAKQGSIISAGPRVNGEFGPGGGGPGGHRFGGMRGGIRGGMPGAMPGGPGNGAMTGPGGGMTGPGGGMTGPGGPMTGPGGPMTGPGGVGGAEGAAGPGGLLNGSKPSAELVSMLRADADRFTWVAAAVGSNEASGYQLESGHSVMPIGGFNGTDPSPTLEQFQKLVAEKKIHYFIGGGRGFGGSDTSRPSAQIAAWVQENFTATTVGGATVYDLTRPAD, from the coding sequence GTGACGACCACGGTCGCCGATTCGCCATCCACCGCTCCCGTTCCGCCCGACGCTCCGGCGTCCGGGCGGAACGCCCGTGTCCGGCAGAGACTCTCGCTGGTCGCCCTGCTGGTCGGCACGGGCCTCGTCAACCTGATCAACCTGTCGGCCAACGGCTGGGCGAACTCCTTCTACTCCGCGGCCATCCAGGCGGGCTCGGAATCCTGGAAGGCCTGGTTCTTCGGGTCGTCGGACATGGCGAACTCCATCACGGTGGACAAACCGCCTGCCGCGCTGTGGATTCCGGGGATCTCGGTGAGGATATTCGGCCTCAACTCCTGGTCGATCCTGGTGCCGCAGGCGCTGATGGGTGTCGCGGCGGTTGCGCTCCTCTACCTGATCACCAAGAAGTACTTCGGGCATTGGGCCGGAATCCTGGCGGGCGTCGTCCTGGCGCTCACGCCGGTCGCGGCGATGATGTTCCGGTTCAACAATCCCGAGGCGCTGCTGATCCTGCTCATGGTGGCCGCCGTGTGGGCGACCCTCAAGGCCGTCGAGGACGGCAGGCTGCGGTGGATGATCCTGACCGGCGTGTTCGTCGGTCTCGGCTTTCTGACCAAGCAATTGCAGGTCATGCTGATAGTGCCGCCACTGGCGGTCACGTATCTGGCCTTCGGACAGCACACCTGGGTCAAGCGGATCGGCCACCTCTTCGCATCGCTCGCGGCACTGATCGTGAGCGCCGGGTGGTGGATCCTCGCGGTCGAGCTGTGGCCCGCGTCGTCCCGCCCGTGGATCGGTGGCTCACAGAACAACTCGATTCTCGAACTCACGCTCGGCTACAACGGTTTCGGCCGCCTCAACGGCAACGAGACCGGCAGTGTGATGCCCGGCGGAGGTCGCGGTGGGTACGGCATGGGTGGGATGAACACCTACGCCGGAGCGATGGGCGGACCACCCGGAGGTGGCGGTCCCGGCGGTGGCGGCGGCATGTGGGGCCAAACCGGTTGGCTGCGGATGTTCGAACCGGCCCAGGGCGGTCAGATCGCCTGGCTGATCCCCAGCGCACTGGTGCTCGCGGTCGCCGCTCTCGTCGTCATCGGCAGGGCCCGCCGCACCGATCTCCGTCGCGCGTATCTCGCGGTCTGGGGTCTGTGGTTGCTGGTCACCATGGCGGTGTTCAGCTTCATGGCAGGTATCTTCCACAGCTACTACACGGCGGCACTCGCCCCCGCGGTCGCGGCGGTGGTGGCCGGCGGGGCGGCGGTCTGCTGGTCGGCACGCGATCGACTCTGGGTGCGGATCGTGCTGGCCGTCGCCGTGTGGATCGCGGCGATCTGGGGCTTCGCGCTGCTCAACCGCTCACCCGACTTCGTGCCGTGGCTGCGCTGGATGGTGCTGATCGTCGGCGCCGTGGGAGGCGTCGCCATGCTGGCGGCCCATCGGACGTACCTGTCGACGCTGGCGCTGGTGACCGCGCTCGCGGCGGCGCTGGTCGGCCCGCTCGCATACACGATCGACACCGTGGCGACGGCCAAGCAGGGCTCGATCATCAGCGCCGGCCCGCGGGTGAACGGCGAATTCGGCCCGGGCGGAGGCGGTCCCGGCGGTCACCGCTTCGGTGGCATGCGTGGTGGGATCCGAGGTGGCATGCCGGGTGCGATGCCCGGCGGCCCCGGCAACGGTGCGATGACCGGTCCCGGTGGCGGCATGACCGGACCCGGTGGCGGCATGACCGGACCCGGCGGCCCGATGACGGGGCCCGGCGGCCCGATGACGGGGCCCGGTGGCGTCGGCGGTGCCGAGGGCGCCGCAGGACCGGGTGGACTCCTGAACGGTTCCAAGCCCAGCGCCGAGCTCGTCTCGATGCTGCGTGCAGATGCCGACCGGTTCACGTGGGTGGCCGCGGCCGTCGGATCGAACGAGGCGTCGGGCTACCAGCTCGAGTCGGGTCACTCGGTGATGCCGATCGGCGGATTCAACGGAACCGATCCGTCACCGACGCTCGAGCAGTTCCAGAAATTGGTGGCCGAGAAGAAGATCCACTACTTCATCGGGGGTGGTCGCGGTTTCGGCGGTTCGGACACCTCCCGCCCGTCCGCACAGATCGCCGCCTGGGTACAGGAGAACTTCACCGCGACGACCGTCGGCGGCGCAACCGTCTACGACCTGACGCGGCCCGCCGACTGA
- a CDS encoding bifunctional glycosyltransferase family 2/GtrA family protein yields the protein MTTDALPMAASPSIVVADSSTPAPVLDIVVPVYNEQDDIAGSVRRLHAHLRTHVPYPSRITVADNASTDSTVAIAAELAGEIDGLRVVHLDAKGRGRALNAVWRASDAEIVAYCDVDLSTDLNALMPLIAPLISGHSDIAIGTRLARSSRVVRGPKREFISRSYNLILRTTMRAKFSDAQCGFKAMRADIARTVLPYVEDTGWFFDTELLVLAERIGLRIAEVPVDWVDDPNSTVDIVSTAVADLKGCARVGYALATGRLPIADLRTTIGRDRAPGPQIDGVPFGLVGQLARFCVIGVASTVAYAVLYLLLHAFLGAQVSNFVALAVTAVLNTAANRRFSFGIQGREGAVRHQLFGLGVFVFGWLVTSGSLVALHAFAPDATKHVELLVLVVANLVATMTRFVGLRWVFRGHLGTADHPVIEGNAQ from the coding sequence ATGACCACAGACGCCCTCCCGATGGCCGCCTCGCCGTCGATCGTCGTCGCCGACAGTTCCACGCCGGCGCCCGTCCTCGACATCGTCGTGCCTGTCTACAACGAACAAGACGACATCGCCGGATCGGTCCGCCGACTGCACGCGCACCTGCGGACACACGTCCCCTATCCGTCGCGCATCACGGTCGCCGACAACGCCAGCACCGACTCCACAGTGGCGATCGCCGCGGAACTCGCCGGCGAGATCGACGGACTCCGCGTCGTCCACCTGGACGCGAAGGGCCGCGGCCGCGCCCTCAACGCGGTCTGGCGGGCGAGTGACGCAGAGATCGTCGCCTACTGCGACGTCGACCTCTCCACCGACCTCAACGCACTCATGCCGCTCATCGCCCCACTGATCTCCGGACATTCCGACATCGCGATCGGCACACGGCTCGCGCGGTCGTCGCGCGTGGTCCGGGGCCCCAAACGCGAGTTCATCTCCCGCTCCTACAACCTGATCCTGCGCACCACGATGCGCGCGAAGTTCTCCGACGCGCAGTGCGGTTTCAAGGCCATGCGCGCCGACATCGCGCGCACGGTCCTGCCCTACGTCGAGGACACCGGGTGGTTCTTCGACACCGAACTGCTGGTGCTCGCCGAGCGGATCGGTCTACGCATCGCCGAGGTCCCGGTCGACTGGGTCGACGACCCGAACAGCACGGTCGACATCGTCTCGACCGCTGTCGCCGACCTCAAGGGCTGCGCCCGCGTCGGCTATGCGCTCGCCACCGGCCGGCTGCCGATCGCCGACCTGCGCACCACGATCGGCCGTGACCGGGCACCGGGACCGCAGATCGACGGCGTGCCGTTCGGACTGGTCGGTCAGCTCGCCCGGTTCTGCGTGATCGGTGTCGCCTCGACCGTCGCCTACGCGGTTCTCTACCTGTTGCTGCACGCGTTCCTCGGCGCGCAGGTCTCGAACTTCGTCGCGCTCGCCGTGACGGCCGTGCTGAACACCGCCGCCAACCGGCGCTTCAGCTTCGGGATCCAGGGCCGCGAGGGCGCGGTCCGACACCAGTTGTTCGGACTCGGCGTCTTCGTCTTCGGGTGGTTGGTCACCTCGGGATCGCTGGTGGCATTGCACGCCTTCGCCCCGGACGCCACCAAACACGTCGAATTGCTGGTCCTGGTGGTCGCCAACCTCGTCGCCACGATGACCCGCTTCGTCGGCCTGCGGTGGGTCTTCCGTGGCCACCTCGGTACCGCCGACCACCCCGTCATCGAAGGGAACGCACAGTGA
- a CDS encoding RecQ family ATP-dependent DNA helicase, with the protein MSSSSASVALSAQQREAADRVIESLAGPGARLRDDQLTAVSALVTPAGAGSGASGPIAAARVLVVQATGWGKSAVYWSATAISRAAGGGPTLIVSPLLSLMRDQVSAAERAGLRAATLNSSNFDEWSAIEGELRSGELDVLLVSPERLANPGFGRRVLDALAGQLGLLVIDEAHAISDWGHDFRPDYRRVSDVLQTLNPQTPVLATTATANARVTEDVAAQLGGGGEPGPGGGHTLVLRGSLARKSLHLNVIDDLSPIERYGWVAQYLPSLPGSGIVYVLTVADADRLVDAIRAVHGADYPVAAYTGQLDGDSRHRLEDALLRNQVKALVATSALGMGYDKPDLGFVVHVGSPPSPVSYYQQVGRAGRALDDAVVMLLASRADDAIWEHFATATIPDPDRMRVLLDTLGAADGPMSVPQLESSTGFRRGRVELMLKQLAVDGATERGPDGWESTGRPWTYDQEHYDGVLAVRRREADIMRAYVSGRECLMQLLTSSLDDPAAEPCGRCSVCRGQLTEPLSAEVADDTVRAITGALRRSALLLEPRKMWPGGAFGTRGRIAAGLAAEPGRVLAHADAPEWAELLAAARRGDEQAMTDLGDAAVATLSAWVRDGGRRPDVIASLRLTGTVLADKVADHLCEVGRRPRLSVPVRSGDGPGRDATGATEAVYWREHLGEMPDVAGQTVLLVVDETSSGWPITLAAAALREAGADAVLPLLIHRTV; encoded by the coding sequence ATGTCCTCTTCTTCCGCATCGGTCGCCCTGTCCGCCCAGCAACGCGAGGCCGCCGACCGGGTGATCGAGAGCCTGGCCGGTCCCGGTGCCCGTCTGCGCGACGATCAGCTCACGGCGGTGTCTGCGCTGGTCACTCCGGCCGGCGCCGGGAGCGGAGCGAGCGGGCCGATCGCTGCCGCACGGGTCCTGGTGGTGCAGGCGACCGGGTGGGGGAAGTCGGCCGTGTACTGGTCGGCCACCGCGATCAGTCGCGCCGCCGGCGGCGGCCCGACCCTCATCGTCTCGCCCCTGCTGTCACTGATGCGCGATCAGGTGAGCGCCGCCGAGCGGGCCGGGCTGCGGGCGGCGACGTTGAACTCGTCGAACTTCGACGAGTGGTCGGCGATCGAGGGCGAACTGCGTTCGGGTGAGCTCGACGTTCTGCTCGTGTCGCCGGAGCGACTGGCCAATCCCGGGTTCGGGCGTCGGGTGCTGGACGCCCTCGCCGGTCAGCTGGGGTTGCTGGTGATCGACGAGGCGCATGCGATCTCGGACTGGGGCCACGATTTCCGGCCCGACTATCGCCGGGTCTCGGATGTGTTGCAGACGCTGAATCCGCAGACGCCCGTGCTGGCGACAACGGCGACCGCCAATGCGCGGGTGACCGAGGACGTCGCCGCCCAGCTGGGCGGAGGAGGCGAGCCCGGTCCCGGCGGCGGGCACACCCTGGTTCTGCGTGGGTCGCTGGCCCGGAAGTCCCTACATCTCAACGTCATCGATGACCTGTCGCCCATCGAGCGCTACGGCTGGGTGGCACAGTACCTGCCCAGCCTGCCCGGGTCGGGCATCGTCTACGTGCTGACGGTCGCGGATGCGGACCGCCTGGTGGATGCGATCCGCGCGGTGCACGGCGCCGACTATCCGGTGGCCGCCTATACCGGGCAGCTCGACGGCGACAGCCGACATCGTCTCGAGGACGCACTGCTGCGCAATCAGGTCAAGGCGCTGGTGGCGACGTCGGCACTCGGGATGGGTTACGACAAACCGGATCTGGGGTTCGTGGTGCATGTCGGTTCGCCGCCGTCGCCGGTCTCGTATTACCAGCAGGTCGGTCGTGCGGGCCGTGCCCTCGACGACGCGGTGGTGATGCTGCTGGCATCCCGCGCCGACGACGCGATCTGGGAGCACTTCGCCACCGCGACCATCCCGGACCCCGATCGGATGCGTGTCCTGCTCGACACCCTGGGTGCCGCCGACGGCCCGATGTCGGTGCCGCAACTGGAGTCATCGACCGGATTCCGCAGGGGGCGAGTGGAATTGATGCTGAAGCAGTTGGCCGTCGACGGCGCCACCGAACGCGGTCCGGACGGCTGGGAGTCGACCGGCAGGCCCTGGACCTACGACCAGGAGCACTACGACGGGGTCCTGGCCGTCCGGCGCCGGGAGGCCGACATCATGCGTGCCTACGTGTCGGGACGCGAATGCCTCATGCAGCTGCTGACATCGTCGCTCGACGACCCGGCGGCAGAGCCGTGCGGTCGCTGCTCGGTCTGCCGCGGGCAACTCACCGAGCCGCTGTCCGCGGAGGTGGCGGACGACACCGTCCGGGCGATCACCGGTGCGCTGCGGCGCTCGGCGCTGCTGTTGGAGCCGCGAAAGATGTGGCCCGGCGGCGCATTCGGCACCCGGGGGCGGATCGCGGCCGGGCTGGCGGCCGAACCCGGGCGGGTGCTCGCGCACGCCGATGCACCCGAATGGGCCGAACTGTTGGCCGCCGCACGACGTGGCGACGAGCAGGCCATGACGGACCTCGGAGATGCCGCGGTCGCGACACTGTCGGCGTGGGTGCGCGACGGCGGGCGCCGGCCGGACGTCATCGCGTCGCTACGGCTGACCGGGACCGTGCTGGCCGACAAGGTCGCCGACCATCTGTGCGAGGTCGGGCGCCGACCGCGGCTGTCGGTTCCCGTGCGCTCCGGCGATGGACCCGGGCGCGATGCGACCGGGGCGACCGAGGCGGTGTATTGGCGCGAGCATCTCGGCGAGATGCCCGACGTCGCGGGGCAGACCGTACTGCTCGTGGTCGACGAGACCTCGTCGGGCTGGCCGATCACGCTGGCCGCGGCGGCGCTGCGCGAGGCGGGCGCGGACGCGGTCCTCCCCTTGCTGATCCATCGGACGGTCTAG
- a CDS encoding HIT family protein, with protein MASVFSMIINGELPGRFVWKDGQAVAFLTINPVTPGHVLVVPRKEVDHWEQMDTASYVHLADVSQKVGRAVKEAFGVSRVGTMIAGLEVPHVHIHVFPLESMDAFDLGNAQKDPDPAELDAVAEKIRTALRDTGYGEYVADA; from the coding sequence ATGGCTTCCGTCTTCTCGATGATCATCAATGGAGAACTGCCCGGCCGATTCGTGTGGAAGGACGGTCAGGCCGTCGCATTCCTCACCATCAACCCGGTGACGCCCGGCCACGTGCTGGTGGTGCCGCGCAAGGAGGTCGATCACTGGGAGCAGATGGACACGGCCTCCTACGTACACCTCGCCGACGTCTCGCAGAAGGTCGGCCGAGCGGTCAAGGAGGCCTTCGGGGTGTCGCGCGTCGGCACGATGATCGCCGGACTGGAGGTGCCGCATGTGCACATCCACGTGTTCCCCCTCGAGAGCATGGACGCCTTCGACCTCGGTAACGCCCAGAAGGATCCCGATCCGGCCGAGCTCGATGCCGTCGCCGAGAAGATCCGCACCGCGCTGCGCGACACCGGCTACGGGGAGTACGTCGCCGACGCCTGA
- a CDS encoding DNA adenine methylase, which produces MGSKYRLLPHLERTFAEIGGATAVDAFSGSGVVSYLLKAQGFQVVSNDFLTFPHIITRATVANSSIRLEPDLVEEICGPPADDRDFIRSTFDGLYFTAEDREFLDSAWSHIDRLRGYRRDLAISALVLSAARKQPRGVFTFTDSSRYADGRRDLRMSLRDHFRLRSAAEYNATVFSNGKSNRSVSGDIFDLDLSSLDGPPDLVYLDPPYAPPTDDNDYIKRYHFLEGLSAYWRGMTIMEHTKTKKLTKRYTPFAYKHTIEDALVRTFEHFEDAGAIVLSYSSNALPGADRIVDLLGKVKPSVEVIAIDHKYSFGTHVAATRRDVSEYLFIGRD; this is translated from the coding sequence ATGGGCTCCAAGTATCGGCTGCTGCCTCACCTCGAACGCACCTTCGCCGAGATCGGCGGGGCCACCGCGGTCGACGCCTTCTCCGGCTCGGGGGTGGTGTCCTACCTGTTGAAGGCCCAGGGTTTCCAGGTGGTCAGCAACGACTTCCTGACGTTTCCGCACATCATCACCCGGGCAACGGTCGCGAACTCCAGCATCCGGCTCGAACCCGACCTCGTCGAGGAGATCTGCGGGCCGCCCGCCGACGACCGCGACTTCATCCGGTCCACCTTCGACGGTTTGTACTTCACCGCCGAGGACCGTGAGTTCCTCGATTCCGCGTGGTCCCACATCGACCGGCTGCGCGGCTATCGGCGGGATCTGGCGATCTCGGCGCTGGTTCTGTCGGCGGCCCGCAAGCAGCCGCGCGGGGTCTTCACGTTCACCGATTCGTCGCGCTACGCCGACGGCAGGCGCGACCTGCGGATGTCGTTGCGCGATCATTTCCGGTTGCGCTCGGCCGCCGAGTACAACGCGACGGTGTTCAGCAACGGGAAGTCGAATCGCAGTGTCAGTGGCGACATCTTCGATCTGGACCTGTCCTCGCTCGACGGCCCGCCCGACCTGGTCTATCTCGACCCGCCCTACGCGCCGCCCACCGACGACAACGACTACATCAAGCGCTATCACTTCCTCGAGGGACTGTCCGCCTACTGGCGCGGCATGACGATCATGGAGCACACGAAGACCAAGAAGCTGACCAAGCGGTACACGCCGTTCGCGTACAAGCACACGATCGAGGACGCGCTGGTGCGGACCTTCGAGCACTTCGAGGACGCTGGTGCGATCGTGCTCTCGTATTCGTCGAACGCGCTGCCCGGCGCGGATCGTATCGTCGACCTGTTGGGCAAGGTGAAGCCCTCGGTGGAGGTGATCGCCATCGACCACAAGTACAGCTTCGGCACCCATGTCGCGGCCACCCGCCGCGATGTGAGCGAGTACCTGTTCATCGGCCGCGATTGA
- a CDS encoding DUF899 domain-containing protein, whose amino-acid sequence MSDALPEVVDEQTWRDALAELRVREKAATRELDAIAAQRRRLPAVEMPDYTLIGPDGPIRLADIFDGRSQLIVYNHMWSDGAEFQCGGCTSLTTQYVRLDFLANYDARFVIVTNGPIDEALAYKARVGNKMDWYSSSESSFGADVDAAPGEGFGLNVFLRDGDTVYRTWHTAGRGTEQLAYTFPLIDVLPYGRQEEWQDSPDGWPQGPTYAGWLDSPDVARLYGE is encoded by the coding sequence ATGTCTGATGCACTGCCCGAGGTGGTCGACGAGCAGACCTGGCGCGATGCGCTCGCCGAACTGCGTGTCCGGGAGAAGGCCGCCACGCGCGAACTCGACGCGATCGCCGCGCAACGACGACGGCTACCTGCCGTCGAGATGCCCGATTACACGCTGATCGGCCCGGACGGGCCCATCCGGCTCGCCGACATCTTCGACGGACGATCGCAACTCATCGTCTACAACCACATGTGGTCCGACGGCGCCGAATTCCAGTGCGGCGGTTGCACGAGCCTGACCACGCAGTACGTACGCCTGGACTTCCTCGCCAACTACGACGCCCGGTTCGTCATCGTCACCAACGGGCCGATCGACGAGGCACTCGCCTACAAGGCACGGGTCGGCAACAAGATGGACTGGTACTCGTCGTCGGAGAGCTCCTTCGGCGCCGACGTCGATGCCGCACCGGGTGAGGGTTTCGGACTCAACGTCTTCCTGCGCGACGGGGACACCGTCTACCGCACCTGGCACACGGCCGGTCGTGGCACCGAGCAGTTGGCCTACACCTTTCCGCTCATCGACGTGCTGCCCTACGGCCGTCAGGAGGAGTGGCAGGATTCACCCGACGGGTGGCCGCAGGGACCGACGTACGCGGGCTGGCTGGACTCACCCGACGTGGCGCGACTCTACGGCGAGTGA